The uncultured Cohaesibacter sp. region GGTGCATCCCAGCCTTGCACGGTCACTGGCTCGATGATGCCTTCTTCCAAAAGGGCATCAAGCGCCACGCGGGCCTCTGCCGTGGGCAGGCGGAAATAGTCGCGCAAGCATTTTTCAGTCCCGATGCCGTGCGATTTCGCCGCCAGTGCCATGAGCTGGCGATGGGCTGCTGCTTCATCGAGCGCAGGGGCTTCAAGATAGCCGGTGGGAATGACACGCTCTGGCAAATCATAATAACGGGTGAAACCTTGCCGTCCGGCTGCCACGATATGGCCGCACCAGAACAGGAATTCCAGCGCGATCTTGCTGTCATTCCACCCCCACCATGCACCGGAGCGACCGCCCCGCTTTTCCAGATCGGAGACACATAATGGTCCGCGATCCGAGATATCCTTGAGGACCGTTTCCAGCACTTGCGGGTTTTCTTTGGCATAGCGGGAAAGCTTGCCCCAGACGCCTTGATGCTGGCGAGCCCGTTCCATCCGCCATTTGAGCGCCGGATAGAGGCTGACCGGCATCACCGAGGCTTCATGCCCCCAATATTCGAAATAGCCCTTCTTTTTTGCGCTTTTCGGGCCTGATACATCATGCAAAAGCCGATCAACGGATGCCTTGTCATAAGCGCCAAAGCGCGCGAACAGCGTCAGATAATGCGCCCGATCCAACACATTTACCGAGTCGATTTGCAATAAAGAGAGCTGATCGAACAGGGCATCCAGATGGCGCCGGTCGATGCGCTTTAGCCCTCGTCGTTGGGGCAGAAAGCCCTGAGCTTTGAGGGCTATGCGTCTTGCCTGGGCTTTGGTAAGGCTTTGCTCTGTCATATGACCGCCGCGAACTGTTTGGAATAATTGAAGATTCGGATATTTGCCACTCTTGGGTAAGAAACGTAAGGCGCAACGGGAAAGCTGCAGGTTGCACCCACAGGCAAAAAGCGTTGCGTTCAGTCAAAAAGTTGAATAAATCGCATAATTCGTCCCGTACTCCAGCGGATGGTCTTGGTCCTGATAGATTGCTGAGATACTCTCCCAAAGAATGGGTTCCACCTCCGTCTCAAACGACATCCGACGGATGCCCAGTGGATCATAGGAAGGAATTACCACAATGTCATTGCTGAAAAGCTGGTTGATCCCCGGTGCCCTGGCAGTTGCAGCTGTTGCCGGGCTGTCCCTGTATGGTGAAACCGAGAAGATCGAAGCAGACCTGACCGGACGTGCCCTTGCGGTTCTGGAACAAAGGGATATGGACTGGGCGAAAATCACATTCCACGGTCGTGACGCCACCTTGACCGGCATTGCTCCTGAAGTGGGCGCCGCTGAAGAAACGAGCGCGTTGTTGCTGACCGAATGGGGCGTGCGTGTCGTCAAGGACAAGACCGACCTTCTGGCTGCGCAAAGCCCCTATACATGGGGGTTGTCCCGGCAGGGGAGTGAGCTGACAATGATCGGCTATCTGCCTTATTACGAGTTGAAAAAGGCGCCTGCCTCCATCAAGGACACGATCCCCGATGCTGAGCTTGAAATGAGCAGTGTGGAAGCGGCGCGCGGCGCACCAGAGGAGATTGCCGCTGCAGTAACGCTCGCCACGGCGCTTCTGGCTGACCTACCTGAAGGCAAGGTCATGCTGATCGATGACAAGCTGACCATTTCCGGCACGCTTCAAAATGAAGCCGATGGAGAGGCCCGCTATAATCGGCTCCAACAGACCATCGACAATGCAGATCTTGGTGCAATCGCTGTCAATGTTCAGATCTCGGAGCCCGAGCTCGGATCTGAAGGTCAAGCGGACGCCGAAGAGATGCCGGATAGCAGCGATAGTGCGGCTGGCTCAATCGAACCTGACACGCTTAAGCAATAGTCCATAAGGAGTTTGAAAATGGGATATCTTATTGCAAATCTCTATCCATT contains the following coding sequences:
- a CDS encoding crosslink repair DNA glycosylase YcaQ family protein: MTEQSLTKAQARRIALKAQGFLPQRRGLKRIDRRHLDALFDQLSLLQIDSVNVLDRAHYLTLFARFGAYDKASVDRLLHDVSGPKSAKKKGYFEYWGHEASVMPVSLYPALKWRMERARQHQGVWGKLSRYAKENPQVLETVLKDISDRGPLCVSDLEKRGGRSGAWWGWNDSKIALEFLFWCGHIVAAGRQGFTRYYDLPERVIPTGYLEAPALDEAAAHRQLMALAAKSHGIGTEKCLRDYFRLPTAEARVALDALLEEGIIEPVTVQGWDAPTYIYKDAKLPARATCRALLAPFDSLIWYRDRAEALFDFRYRIEIYVPKEKRQFGYYVLPFLMGDRLVARLDLKANRQEAVLEVFAAHGEMRIDRGKVAEALAQELALMAQWMGLEAIRVGEKGDLAGSLSESVRKLT